One window of the Eucalyptus grandis isolate ANBG69807.140 chromosome 6, ASM1654582v1, whole genome shotgun sequence genome contains the following:
- the LOC104449334 gene encoding protein CYPRO4: MGGAQSREDLDLSDCESEDARSRQESDQEDDAYEDARGQSSGERAKSPASLDDVEARLRALKLKYSSPSSERKTHLQNAVKLYLHIGGNTPKAKWVVSEKLTCYRFVKTSREGESDGEEEEEEEEGEGGEGWWVLKIGSKVRARVGAGMQLRYFGEQRRVDFVAGGLWAVKFLSNEDYRAFGGRYQDCLFENTYGYEATEQNRIKVYGKDFMGWAKPEAADDSMWEDAEDSLSPGSVTPLRPSQDLLEEFEEVANGGIQSLALGALDNSFLVGDSGIQVVKNFSHGIHGKGVFVNFDSGSSHRNGLSTTYSTPKKALLMKAETNMLLMSPINEGKPHGRGIHQLDIETGKIVSEWKFEKDGADIAMRDIVNDSKGAQLDPTGSTFLGLDDNRLCRWDMRDRKGLVQNLADANTPVLNWTQGHQFSRGTNFQCFATTGDGSIAVGSLDGKIRLYSTNSMRQAKTAFPGLGSPITHVDVTFDGKWILGTTDTYLILICTLFTDKDGKTKTGFNGRMGNRISAPRLLKLTPLDSHLAGVDNKFRGGQFSWVTENGKQERHLVATVGKFSVIWNFQQVKNGSHECYRNQEGLKSCYCYKIVPKDESIVDSRFMHDKFAVTDSPEAPLVIATPLKVSSFSISSRR; encoded by the exons ATGGGTGGCGCTCAAAGCCGCGAAGATCTCGACCTCTCCGACTGCGAGTCCGAAGACGCCCGGAGCCGGCAAGAATCCGACCAGGAAGACGACGCCTACGAGGACGCGAGGGGGCAGTCCTCCGGGGAGCGCGCGAAATCCCCGGCTTCGCTCGACGACGTCGAGGCCCGGCTCAGGGCCCTCAAGCTCAAGTACTCGTCCCCGTCCTCGGAGAGGAAGACCCATCTCCAGAACGCCGTGAAGCTCTACCTCCACATCGGCGGCAACACCCCGAAGGCCAAATGGGTAGTCTCCGAGAAGCTCACTTGTTACAGGTTCGTGAAAACTAGCCGCGAGGGGGAAAgcgacggcgaggaggaggaggaggaggaagagggagaggggggaGAGGGTTGgtgggttttgaagattggttCTAAGGTCAGAGCAAGAGTCGGCGCCGGAATGCAATTGAGGTATTTCGGAGAGCAGCGGCGGGTCGATTTTGTCGCGGGGGGTCTTTGGGCGGTGAAGTTCCTCAGCAATGAGGATTATAGGGCTTTCGGGGGTCGGTATCAGGATTGTCTGTTTGAGAATACTTATGGTTACGAGGCGACCGAACAGAACAGGATCAAGGTGTACGGGAAGGATTTCATGGGCTGGGCTAAGCCTGAAGCTGCGGATGATTCGATGTGGGAAGATGCAGAGGATAGTCTGAGCCCGGGGTCGGTGACTCCGCTTCGGCCAAGTCAGGATCTGCTGGAGGAATTCGAGGAGGTTGCAAATGGGGGGATACAGAGCTTGGCATTAGGGGCTCTAGACAATAGCTTTCTGGTGGGCGATTCGGGTATTCAGGTGGTTAAGAATTTCAGCCACGGAATCCATGGAAAAGGTGTATTTGTCAATTTCGATAGTGGTAGTAGTCATAGGAATGGATTAAGTACGACCTATTCCACGCCAAAGAAAGCTCTTCTAATGAAGGCTGAGACTAATATGCTTTTGATGAGTCCAATTAATGAAGGGAAGCCCCATGGTAGAGGCATACATCAGCTCGATATCGAGACCGGGAAGATTGTTTCAGAGTGGAAGTTTGAGAAGGATGGTGCTGATATTGCCATGAGGGATATTGTAAATGATAGTAAGGGCGCTCAGTTAGATCCCACAGGGTCAACATTCTTGGGTCTTGATGATAACAGGCTTTGTAGGTGGGACATGCGAGATCGGAAAGGTTTGGTTCAGAATCTTGCTGATGCAAATACTCCTGTTTTGAACTGGACACAAGGGCATCAGTTCTCCAGAGGAACAAACTTTCAATGCTTTGCCACTACTGGTGATGGTTCCATTGCTGTCGGCTCTCTTGATGGGAAGATCAGGTTGTACTCAACCAATTCAATGAGACAGGCAAAGACTGCTTTCCCTGGCCTTGGCTCGCCTATTACTCACGTGGATGTGACTTTTGATGGAAAGTGGATTTTGGGCACAACTGATACATATCTGATTCTTATATGCACCCTCTTCACTGACAAGGATGGAAAAACAAAGACTGGTTTTAATGGTCGAATGGGAAATAGAATCTCTGCTCCACGATTGTTGAAGCTGACTCCTTTGGATTCTCATTTAGCTGGAGTTGATAATAAGTTCCGTGGCGGTCAGTTTTCATGG GTCACAGAGAATGGGAAGCAGGAGCGTCATCTGGTTGCCACCGTGGGGAAATTTAGTGTGATATGGAACTTCCAACAGGTGAAAAATGGCTCTCACGAGTGTTATCGTAACCAAGAAGGCCTGAAGAGCTGCTATTGCTATAAAATAGTCCCTAAAGATGAGTCCATAGTGGACAGTCGTTTTATGCATGACAAGTTTGCAGTCACAGACTCTCCCGAGGCTCCCCTGGTCATTGCAACTCCGCTAAAAGTCAGCTCATTTAGCATATCCAGTCGTCGGTGA
- the LOC104449333 gene encoding protein WEAK CHLOROPLAST MOVEMENT UNDER BLUE LIGHT 1 — MSLDSIPVHYLRINPTFEMEGSEGEHRSIASNDVSFPTQDVTSAFGDTSEFVNTSENVMEVEEDRGLIDTAAPFESVKEAVSKFGGILDWKAHKIKAVERRQFVEEELEKAQEEMPIYRKRSELAEEEKLRVLKELDNSKRLVEELKLNLERAQTEEYQARQDSELALLRVEEMDQGIAEDASYAAKAQLEVAKARHTAAVSELQSVREDLEALAKEYNSLIEERDIAVKKAEEAVLESKDVEKMVEVLTIELITAKESLESAQAAHLEAEEQRIGAAMVKEQDCLSWERGLKEAEQELQNLSHQVQTAEGLKSKLDVASAFLLDLKAELAVYMESKLKQELEAEAKGDLAEGENRTHANWQATVASAEKELQEVKLNMEKATAEVNCLKVAAAALESEIEREKSDLANIRQREEMAAVAVASLKAEVDRTRSEISKLKEKEEEAREKMVELPKQLQKAAQEADQAKGLAQLAHEEMNKAKEDAELAKAGAATTESRLQAVLKEIEAAKASEKLAISAIKALQESEFAQNSDGVDESPRITVSLEEYYELSRRAHEAEELANMRVASAISQIEVAKESEMQSLEMLEEVNDEKTKRKEVLRDAMDKAEKAQEGKLSIEQELRKWRGEHENRRKGSEPNQGLSTTMNGFEEMRESSNFIRIPKPAVHANYMSSPSPYVYGSSTEPESSPEVKAVKKKKRSLFPRLLLFLGRRKAHSSKSS, encoded by the exons ATGAGTCTCGACTCCATTCCAGTCCATTACTTGAGAATAAACCCTACTTTTGAAATGGAAGGTTCTGAAGGTGAACACCGCTCAATAGCTTCCAATGATGTCTCTTTTCCTACTCAGGATGTGACAAGTGCCTTTGGTGACACATCAGAATTTGTCAATACTTCTGAAAATGTTATGGAAGTCGAAGAAGACAGAGGCCTTATTGATACGGCTGCTCCATTTGAATCGGTGAAAGAAGCAGTTTCCAAGTTTGGAGGAATTCTCGATTGGAAAGCTCACAAGATCAAAGCTGTGGAG AGACGCCAGTTTGTCGAAGAAGAACTCGAGAAGGCACAGGAGGAGATGCCCATATACAGGAAACGGTCAGAACTAGCTGAGGAGGAAAAACTGCGTGTCCTAAAGGAGCTAGACAACAGTAAGAGACTTGTCGAAGAATTAAAGCTCAACCTGGAGAGGGCACAAACAGAAGAGTATCAGGCGAGGCAAGACTCCGAGCTTGCCTTGCTCAGGGTTGAAGAGATGGATCAAGGAATTGCTGAGGATGCTAGCTATGCTGCCAAGGCACAACTGGAAGTAGCTAAAGCTAGACACACAGCTGCAGTTTCAGAGCTACAATCCGTGAGGGAAGACTTAGAAGCCCTTGCAAAGGAATATAATTCTTTAATAGAGGAGAGAGATATAGCAGTAAAGAAAGCTGAAGAGGCAGTTCTCGAGTCGAAGGATGTGGAGAAGATGGTGGAGGTTCTCACTATTGAGCTAATTACCGCAAAGGAGTCCTTAGAGTCCGCACAAGCTGCCCATCTAGAGGCGGAGGAACAGCGCATAGGAGCGGCAATGGTCAAAGAACAAGATTGTCTTAGTTGGGAGAGAGGACTAAAAGAGGCAGAACAGGAACTCCAGAATCTGAGCCATCAAGTTCAGACAGCTGAAGGTCTTAAGTCAAAGCTAGACGTTGCTTCGGCCTTTCTCCTGGATTTGAAAGCTGAACTGGCAGTGTACATGGAGTCAAAATTGAAGCAAGAATTGGAAGCAGAGGCAAAAGGAGATTTGGCGGAGGGGGAGAATAGAACTCATGCCAATTGGCAAGCTACGGTTGCTTCTGCAGAGAAAGAACTTCAGGAGGTGAAGTTAAACATGGAGAAAGCTACTGCAGAAGTGAACTGTTTGAAGGTTGCTGCTGCAGCATTGGAATCAgagattgaaagagaaaaatcagATCTTGCGAACATTAGACAGAGAGAAGAAATGGCAGCAGTGGCTGTTGCATCCCTCAAGGCAGAGGTCGACCGAACCAGGTCGGAAATATCTAAActcaaggaaaaagaggaggaagccCGAGAGAAGATGGTGGAGCTTCCCAAACAATTACAGAAAGCAGCACAAGAGGCTGATCAGGCCAAGGGGCTCGCTCAGCTGGCTCATGAAGAGATGAACAAGGCCAAGGAAGATGCAGAGCTAGCAAAAGCTGGGGCAGCAACAACAGAAAGCCGATTACAAGCTGTTCTAAAAGAGATTGAGGCTGCCAAAGCTTCAGAGAAATTGGCAATATCTGCCATTAAAGCGTTGCAAGAGAGCGAATTCGCTCAGAACAGCGATGGTGTGGATGAATCTCCGAGAATAACAGTTTCTCTCGAGGAGTATTACGAACTCAGCAGACGGGCGCACGAAGCAGAGGAGCTAGCAAACATGAGAGTGGCATCTGCTATTTCACAAATTGAGGTGGCCAAGGAGTCGGAAATGCAAAGCTTGGAGATGTTGGAAGAAGTCAACGACGAGAAGACTAAGAGGAAGGAAGTGTTACGAGACGCCATGGACAAGGCCGAGAAGGCCCAGGAAGGAAAGTTGAGCATAGAACAGGAACTGAGGAAGTGGAGGGGTGAACATGAAAATCGACGCAAGGGAAGTGAACCAAATCAAGGACTATCGACCACAATGAACGGTTTCGAAGAGATGAGGGAGTCCAGTAACTTTATAAGGATACCCAAACCAGCTGTTCACGCCAACTATATGTCAAGTCCATCACCTTATGTGTACGGGAGTAGCACGGAACCTGAATCCTCCCCCGAAGTAAAGGctgtcaagaaaaagaagagatcgCTCTTTCCACGATTACTATTGTTTTTGGGCAGAAGAAAGGCACACTCATCCAAGTCATCATAA
- the LOC104449336 gene encoding BRI1 kinase inhibitor 1, with translation METYEQQYLKARKGRPLSQQHSSTSAAMFSSLSAPSSPSSSPEFSFAVSQNPSSTMVPSEASAAVDLSPADDIFFHGHLLPLHLLSPLTSPPCPTSPFSHSFYPLTELDGRSIIGGSNASSGSSESTVNGEKTQWTKVKGVMQRRKKFFPFFLFESSRSTKEHKSGEDRDSKEKIKRWLKLDHLRKAWKRYSRMTDSPFLGESKEDIGFDPEPKTFSGSSSFTNKQASFSVPVSMMASPDNYGLRLVAKTETDRSTMEELQAAIQAAIAHCKSSMALEEKHNT, from the coding sequence ATGGAAACCTATGAACAGCAATACCTGAAAGCAAGAAAAGGGAGACCACTATCACAACAACACTCGTCAACCTCCGCTGCTATGTTCTCGTCGTTGTCAGCGCCTTCCTCGCCGTCATCATCTCCTGAGTTCTCCTTTGCGGTCTCTCAAAACCCTTCCTCGACCATGGTCCCCAGTGAAGCCTCGGCGGCAGTCGACTTATCGCCTGCAGATGACATTTTCTTCCACGGCCACTTgcttcctcttcatctcctcTCTCCACTTACCTCGCCGCCATGTCCCACGAGCCCTTTCAGCCATTCGTTTTACCCCCTTACGGAGCTGGATGGTCGGAGCATCATCGGAGGTAGTAATGCTTCCAGCGGCAGCAGCGAGAGCACGGTCAACGGGGAGAAAACTCAGTGGACCAAGGTTAAAGGCGTgatgcagaggaggaagaaattctttcccttctttttattCGAATCGTCGAGGTcgacaaaagaacataaatccggAGAAGATAGAGATAGCAAGGAGAAGATAAAGAGATGGTTGAAGCTTGATCATCTCAGAAAGGCTTGGAAGAGGTATTCCAGGATGACTGATTCGCCATTCTTGGgagaaagcaaagaagataTTGGGTTCGATCCGGAGCCCAAGACGTTTTCAGGGAGTTCGAGCTTTACAAATAAGCAAGCAAGTTTCTCCGTCCCGGTATCGATGATGGCCTCCCCAGATAATTATGGTCTTCGCCTGGTTGCGAAGACGGAAACTGATCGTAGCACCATGGAAGAGTTGCAGGCGGCGATTCAAGCTGCGATTGCTCATTGCAAAAGTTCCATGGCCCTGGAAGAAAAGCACAATACCTGA